From a region of the Lentilactobacillus curieae genome:
- a CDS encoding ArsR/SmtB family transcription factor: protein MDIDISDHSLNVFSALDSPVRIKIIQLLSERKMNVREISKELNLSSAITIMHLNKLEAAHIIDREKKGTQRISKLQVDKINISFPNQLYIPYKDWRIDLPIGQYTAYDVTPSCGLAGQDGFIGKVDNPSYFMDPDRYAAGMIWFSKGFVEYQVPNYLTDEQSLEMIEFSAELSSEFPFSNNVWPSDITVSLDGQEIGTWTSPGDFSDIRGRYTPDWVYNDMNQYGLLKSFRISKHGSFIDGQRSSDTLISDLDLTKNAWPLRFEVKDSSENVGGCTIFGKNFGNHNQGIKARFYYKDIVPQ, encoded by the coding sequence ATGGACATAGATATCTCAGATCACTCGCTGAATGTTTTCTCCGCATTAGATAGTCCGGTGCGAATCAAAATTATCCAGTTACTATCTGAACGAAAAATGAACGTCAGGGAGATTTCTAAGGAGCTCAACCTTTCTAGTGCAATCACAATCATGCATCTAAATAAGTTAGAAGCTGCTCACATTATTGATCGTGAAAAGAAAGGAACTCAGCGAATTTCCAAACTCCAGGTTGATAAAATCAATATTTCATTCCCCAATCAACTTTATATTCCATATAAAGATTGGCGAATTGACCTTCCGATTGGCCAATATACAGCTTACGATGTTACCCCATCCTGCGGGCTAGCTGGTCAAGATGGCTTTATTGGCAAGGTAGATAACCCAAGTTACTTCATGGATCCAGATAGATATGCAGCTGGAATGATTTGGTTTTCTAAGGGTTTCGTTGAATACCAAGTCCCTAATTATCTTACTGATGAACAGTCGCTGGAAATGATTGAGTTTAGTGCTGAGCTCAGTTCAGAATTTCCGTTTTCAAATAATGTCTGGCCATCTGACATTACCGTTTCACTGGACGGTCAGGAGATTGGGACTTGGACTAGTCCTGGTGATTTCTCAGATATTCGTGGGAGATACACTCCGGACTGGGTTTATAACGATATGAACCAATATGGGCTGTTAAAGTCTTTTAGAATTTCAAAACACGGATCATTTATTGATGGTCAACGTTCAAGCGACACATTAATAAGTGACCTAGATTTAACAAAAAACGCATGGCCCCTTAGATTTGAAGTAAAAGATAGTTCTGAAAACGTTGGTGGGTGTACAATTTTCGGAAAGAATTTTGGTAACCATAACCAAGGAATTAAAGCCAGATTCTATTACAAAGATATTGTGCCACAATAA
- a CDS encoding alpha-N-arabinofuranosidase, whose product MTIELLTNKKGNKISKYIYGQFSEHLGRGIYEGLYVGEDSKIPNVNGMRTDVVEALKQIHVPVLRWPGGLFADTYHWKDGVGPKEGRKKIVNTNWGDVTEDNSFGTHEYFELLRQLGADSYVAANMGSGTIQEMAEWVEYMTMEGESPMANWRRENGQNDPWKLKFFGIGNESWGGGGNMRPEYYSDLYRQYQAFVPQYNKDEPIVKVACGPNEDDYEWTDKIMSIAGEFLDAISLHYYDLPTNTWGDGNKGDATGFPESQWDSTMVNAKKMDELVTKHSTIMDKYDPDKRVSLFVDEWGMWTNSEPGTNPGFLYQQNTIRDAMVAAITLNIFHKHSDRVRMANIAQTVNVLQAMILTDGEKMIKTPTYYVFDMYQKHMDADLVEGFGEEIENVSYTASIKNGELTVSIVNYDKDKSQDIEFDLDNKYSDIVYSKVVTADKIDSHNTFDNPDVVTEQDFDGAELSNNKVSVKMAPKSVVTITLK is encoded by the coding sequence ATGACCATTGAATTGCTAACTAATAAAAAAGGCAATAAAATCAGCAAGTATATTTACGGTCAATTTTCAGAACATCTTGGTCGCGGAATATATGAAGGCCTATACGTAGGTGAGGATTCGAAGATTCCTAATGTTAATGGGATGAGAACTGATGTTGTGGAAGCTTTGAAGCAGATCCACGTGCCAGTACTGAGGTGGCCAGGCGGATTGTTCGCAGACACTTATCATTGGAAAGATGGTGTGGGCCCTAAAGAAGGACGAAAAAAGATCGTTAACACCAATTGGGGTGATGTAACTGAAGATAACTCATTTGGTACTCACGAATACTTCGAATTGTTAAGACAGCTTGGGGCTGATTCTTATGTGGCTGCTAACATGGGAAGCGGAACAATTCAGGAAATGGCTGAATGGGTTGAATACATGACTATGGAAGGCGAGTCACCAATGGCAAATTGGCGTCGCGAAAATGGTCAAAACGATCCTTGGAAACTTAAGTTCTTCGGAATTGGAAACGAATCTTGGGGTGGCGGTGGAAATATGCGCCCAGAATATTACAGTGACCTTTACCGTCAATACCAAGCGTTTGTTCCTCAATACAACAAAGATGAACCTATTGTAAAGGTAGCTTGTGGACCTAATGAAGATGACTACGAGTGGACTGATAAGATCATGTCGATTGCCGGTGAATTTCTTGATGCAATTAGCCTTCATTACTATGACCTACCAACTAACACTTGGGGTGATGGTAATAAAGGTGATGCCACAGGATTCCCAGAATCACAATGGGATTCAACAATGGTAAATGCTAAAAAGATGGATGAATTGGTAACTAAGCATTCAACAATCATGGATAAATATGATCCTGATAAACGTGTTAGTTTGTTCGTTGATGAATGGGGTATGTGGACTAACTCAGAACCTGGAACTAACCCAGGATTCCTATATCAACAAAACACGATTCGAGATGCAATGGTTGCGGCAATCACTTTAAATATCTTCCACAAGCATTCAGATCGTGTAAGAATGGCTAATATTGCCCAGACAGTCAATGTATTGCAAGCCATGATTTTAACTGATGGCGAAAAAATGATCAAAACTCCAACTTATTATGTATTCGATATGTATCAAAAGCATATGGATGCTGATTTGGTTGAAGGGTTTGGCGAAGAAATCGAAAATGTTTCTTACACCGCATCAATTAAAAATGGTGAATTAACAGTTTCAATAGTTAACTACGATAAGGATAAGTCCCAAGATATCGAGTTTGATCTCGATAACAAGTACAGTGATATCGTGTACTCAAAGGTAGTTACTGCCGATAAAATTGATTCTCATAACACATTTGATAATCCAGATGTAGTTACAGAACAAGACTTTGATGGAGCCGAGTTATCAAATAATAAGGTTTCAGTAAAGATGGCACCAAAGAGTGTAGTAACAATCACTCTAAAGTAA